CGTATTATTGGCAGCGGGGCAATCCAGTCGGATGCAGAATATCAAGCAATTATTGCAATGGAAAGGTACTTTTTTATTGCAATATGTACTCCGTACCTTGGAGGAAACAAAGCCAGCAAAAATTAGTGTAGTATTGGGAGCCAACGCATCAAAAATAAAAGGGCGTTTGGTGATAGATGCAAATAGTACGGAAATCATTGAAAACCCAACTTGGAAAAACGGTTTGGGAAACAGTATTTCGGTAGGAGTCCGCCATATTCTAGCTTCCGATGTCCCACCAAAGGGCATCCTTATCTGTCTAGCCGATCAGCCCTTGGTCACCCCAGACTATTTAAACCGAATGTTGCTTGAATTCTCAACCCAAAACGTTTCCATCGTAGCCAGTAACTATGGAAAAAAATTGGGCGTTCCGGCAATTTTTGGACCGGATTTGTATGATACGCTCCTAAGGCTGGACTCCGATTATGGGGCCCGGGACATACTGGATTCCTACACATCCGTCACCCTGGGCTTGGATGCCCAAGGGTTTTTGGCCGATATCGATACTCCGGAAGTCTATCAAAAAATTTACAACGAAAATCACGACCAATAAATCCTTTTTTATGAACAAACTGTATACCCTTATAGCCACTGCCGCTTTCATTGTTACCTTACCCCAAGATATTTTTGCTCAGGAAATGAGTTTTGAGGAATACAACCCTACCTCGACCCTAGTAGTTCCCGGCAAGGAGATAAATCGGGCAAAATTTCGATTTATAGACGTCCACAGCCATCAAAGGGACATGTCCGTCGAAAAATTGGGCAGCCTGTTAAAAGATATGGAATCCCTGAACGAGGGAATTATGGTAAACCTGAGTGGTGGTTCCGGTGAAAGTCTCAAGGAGAAGGTCGATAATATCCAGAAAAGCTATCCCAATAGGTTCGTTGTCTTTGCCAATGTCGATTTTGAAGGAGCGGATGGTGCCGAATGGGGTCAAAGGGCCGCCGCACAATTAGAGGCGGATATCAAAAATGGGGCAAAGGGACTCAAGGTCTTTAAAAGTCTAGGACTTCGCAATACCGATGCATCCGGGAACAGATTGGCCATTGATGACCCCCGTTTGGACCCTATTTGGGCCAAATGTGCGGAAATGGGCGTACCCGTTTTGATCCATGCAGCTGACCCTAAGTCTTTTTGGGACGATATGGATAGCGATAACGAGCGATGGCTGGAACTAAAAACGCATCCCAGAAGAAAAAGATCCAATACCGATCCGGCACCTTGGGAGCAAATCATTCAGGAACAACACAACGTTTTCAAAAGACATCCCAAAACAAAATTTATCAATGCCCACATGGGCTGGCATGCGAACAATTTGGAAAAACTGGGCAAATTGCTGGATGAGATGCCCAATATGAACGTGGGAATATCAGCGGTGATTGCAGAATTGGGTCGGCAACCACAGAATGCCAGGAAGTTCTTTATTAAATATCAGAATAGGATACTTTTTGGAAAGGACAGTTGGAACCCGGATGAATTCCCCACTTATTTTAGGGTGCTGGAAAGCAACGATGAATACTTTCCCTATTACAAGAAATACCATGCCTTTTGGGCCATGTACGGTTTAAACCTACCGGACGAGGTGCTTAAAAAAGTATATTATGAAAATGCCCTGAATTTGATTCCAGGGTTGGATAGATCTCTGTTTGAATAAGGGTCTACAGGTCGGCTTCGATATCTTTTTGTGGAAGCTTTTCAACATCTTGAAAAACTCCACAGGAGATTTCCCTTTTTACCAAGGAGGCCGACTTCTTCCTTTTGGTCAGCGCCTCAATTTCTTTGTTCAAATACTGCATGATTGGATGTTTTTCAAAGGAAACGAATCCCTTTTTTATTTGTTGTATCCCAGCAAATTAAATCCAATCCAAAAAAGTTTTTTGCCCCGTTATGTGATTTTTTTGACACATTGCATACCTATAGGGAAATGAAGAAAAACTTGAATGGGGAATAGCGATGCTTTTGCGGAGGTTATACGGGAACATCAGGGGTTACTTTACAAAGTTTCCGCTATCTACACAAATAATGAACAGGATCGGGAGGATTTGTTTCAGGAAATCGTCTATCAGCTTTGGAAGTATTTTGACAGTTTTAGGAACGAATCCAAGATCAGTACTTGGATGTATCGGGTGGCGATGAACACGGCCATTACTCATTTGAAGAAATCAAAACGCATCCCAAAATCGGAACCCATCAAGGAATCCCTGGTTAGTATGGCGGAGGGCACTGACGACCTTTTTCAGGAACGCGTGCGATTGTTACATCGGCAGATTGAAAAAATGAATTCCTTGGAAAAGGGTATCATGCTGCTCTTGTTGGAGGGAAAATCGTATCAGGAAATATCCGAGATTACCGGATTGAATACCTCTAATGTAGGAACAAGAATATCCCGCATCAAGGAAAAACTTAGAAAAAACATGGTAAAATCATAAGCAGATGGAATTGGAAGAATTACAGGCGAATTGGATGGCCATGAGCCAGGAATTGGAAAAGCAAAAAAAATTAACGAACGAAATCATCTTAAAAATGACACGGAACAACTATCGGAACAAATTCAGCAAACTCAACAATTACGAGAATGTAGGGGCCATTATATGCTATATATTGGCAGGGTTTATAATTTTTAATTTCTGGAAACTGGATACCTTGTACCTAAAGCTTTCTGGAGTATTTACACTAGCTTTTTTAACGATTTTGCCCACCTTGGTGTTGCGTGCATTGCATAGGATAAAAAACCTCGATATCCTTACTAAATCGTACAGGGAAAACCTCATAGCCTATACTAAGGAAAAAAAACGACTCCTAAAACTTCAGCAAATTGCCATTGCCGTGAGCTTTATTTCCCTACTGTTCTCGCCGGCCTTGGCCTTAAAGCTGCTCAGGGACAAGACACTGATCCTTTCGGAAATGAAACCTGAACAGATAATAGCCATAGTATTTGTTATCGTTCTTATGGTTTTTGTAAGCCGATGGGGCTATAGAAGTTATAAAAAGGTAACGAATTCTGCCGAAGCCCTGTTGGAGGATTTGGAAGCATGATTATTCCGTCAATTTCTTTTGGATATAATTGAGGATCAACATCCAGTTCATTTTTAATAGGAGGGAGGCGGTGGGCACGTTGTCATCGGCAATGGCAGAAATTATGGCCTCATGCTGATTGTCGGATTTATTGTAAAAGGAATCGTCAGAAGTAAAGGCTCGCTCGTAAAAGAATATTCGGGTTCGTAAATCTTGCAGGATTTTTAACGCCAGTTCGTTTTCGTACCCTTTGGTAAGCAGGTGATGAAATTCCAAATCGGCCTGAATCCGGCTAATGGCATCTTGGGCATTTTCGAATACATCCTGTTGCTTTCTAAGCGCGTCGATATGATTCCTATTGAATTCCGAGTTTTCAATGGCCATAACCTCTAAGCTGGCGACCAGTCCGTAGAGGTCCTCGGCTTCCTTAACATCAAGCTCCGCAATGATAAATCCCCTGTTAGGTACCGCTTTAATGATATGGGACTGCTGTAGTTGGGTCAATGCCTCCCGTATTGGGGTCACACTAACTCCTAATTCCCTGGAAAGGGCGGCCAAGTTGATGGTCTTACCTATTTGCAGCTTCCCTTGCTTCATTTGAAAAAGCAGGTAATCCCGTACCTGGTCCCTAAGATTTATTTTTTGAATCATTTTCAAATTTAATATATCGTATATGATTTTAACTCGGTTTTTGGGTTTCTAGTATATAGTTTTAAGTCGGCTGCCCGAAATTATTCGTTGAAATGCACGGTTTGCGTGCTCTTAAACCATACTATTTGTTGTGGTTGCACGTTTTTATGATTGTAATAAGTAACCCTTTAAACAAATCAAAAAAGTAAATAGCATGAAATGAACCATAACAAGTCTTAATACCTGTCTAGATGGTTTATGGTGAATTGCATCTAACCTTTTAAAAACAATTAAAATAAACAGATGAAAATTTTGAAAAACACGTTGAAGAATTTAAGTCTTTTGGCCACTGTCCTGATATTAGGGTACAGTTGTAGCGATGATGCCGAAAAGGACAATAATGACATAGTACTTTCACAAGCCGACTTGGAGGCGGT
Above is a window of Maribacter algicola DNA encoding:
- a CDS encoding RNA polymerase sigma factor, with product MGNSDAFAEVIREHQGLLYKVSAIYTNNEQDREDLFQEIVYQLWKYFDSFRNESKISTWMYRVAMNTAITHLKKSKRIPKSEPIKESLVSMAEGTDDLFQERVRLLHRQIEKMNSLEKGIMLLLLEGKSYQEISEITGLNTSNVGTRISRIKEKLRKNMVKS
- a CDS encoding GntR family transcriptional regulator, which produces MIQKINLRDQVRDYLLFQMKQGKLQIGKTINLAALSRELGVSVTPIREALTQLQQSHIIKAVPNRGFIIAELDVKEAEDLYGLVASLEVMAIENSEFNRNHIDALRKQQDVFENAQDAISRIQADLEFHHLLTKGYENELALKILQDLRTRIFFYERAFTSDDSFYNKSDNQHEAIISAIADDNVPTASLLLKMNWMLILNYIQKKLTE
- a CDS encoding amidohydrolase family protein; the protein is MNKLYTLIATAAFIVTLPQDIFAQEMSFEEYNPTSTLVVPGKEINRAKFRFIDVHSHQRDMSVEKLGSLLKDMESLNEGIMVNLSGGSGESLKEKVDNIQKSYPNRFVVFANVDFEGADGAEWGQRAAAQLEADIKNGAKGLKVFKSLGLRNTDASGNRLAIDDPRLDPIWAKCAEMGVPVLIHAADPKSFWDDMDSDNERWLELKTHPRRKRSNTDPAPWEQIIQEQHNVFKRHPKTKFINAHMGWHANNLEKLGKLLDEMPNMNVGISAVIAELGRQPQNARKFFIKYQNRILFGKDSWNPDEFPTYFRVLESNDEYFPYYKKYHAFWAMYGLNLPDEVLKKVYYENALNLIPGLDRSLFE
- a CDS encoding nucleotidyltransferase family protein produces the protein MKSHQNIGVVLLAAGQSSRMQNIKQLLQWKGTFLLQYVLRTLEETKPAKISVVLGANASKIKGRLVIDANSTEIIENPTWKNGLGNSISVGVRHILASDVPPKGILICLADQPLVTPDYLNRMLLEFSTQNVSIVASNYGKKLGVPAIFGPDLYDTLLRLDSDYGARDILDSYTSVTLGLDAQGFLADIDTPEVYQKIYNENHDQ